The Musa acuminata AAA Group cultivar baxijiao chromosome BXJ1-8, Cavendish_Baxijiao_AAA, whole genome shotgun sequence genomic sequence AAAACCCCGATTTGATATATGGTATATGGTGACTTCGATGATACCGTTGGTAGCGGGGGTGCGATAGGGATCTCAAGGAACAAAAATCTGTCAAATTTTCAAcaggtttttatttttttgaagattGCAATTCAACAAATGAAACCTAATTGATCGCTGTATGGTAGCAGCAAACTTCACATGAGAAACGAGAAAACGAAGAGCATCCTCTTATGCCAACCCAAGTGGGGCTGTACATCCATCTCGTGTTATACAGACTACACTTCTCGATATAATGTCCTAAAATATTAATGCAGGCGGCAAGCGCATCGAATAGAACCACAAAGATGCTAGAGATCAACAACACAAGCTTTGGAACAGTGCAAGCTCTGCTAAAACATGGAAGCAGAAGACCCCTAAAAAAGAGGGGTCATCGTCCCTCGAAATGACAAGACAGGACAAAAAATGATGCAACTTGGTTTGGATGTTTTTGTTTCATTTGACACCTTAAACATCTCACATCATAGTGTAGAGTACTAATACTTCATACGAATACGTAGAAAAATTGCCCAAATGGTGCGATGGCCATTAAAGGTCATCTGAAGTCAACATCCTACGTATAAATGCACCTGCCATGTTCAATGCAAAGCTATTTTTGTATGTGTTATAAAACATTTCAGAAAAGGCCAGAGAAGGCTTCTTACATGGCAGTATCCAATTTCTTGGCAGCACGATTGGCATAATGTTGACCGACGTCATAGGCATATTGGCACatttggaaacatatttgaaaCCTGCTATCAGACAGAAAATGGTAAAGAAAAAGGTGAGAAAACGTCAAGAAATGTCCAAACCAGACGAGCAATAGACAATAGCGAAAAAGTTTtggggaaaagaaaaaagagattatGAAGAAATTGCAGCTAAAGCTTTTAAATTTAATAGCACTATTCTGACATATTAGACAGAAAGAAACCTGAGTTTGACTTGTTGGTAGCGGACGGCAAAAACTGATACCAGCGTTTAGTTTCGTACGAACCTGTGTGGCATTATGAAGATATTGCAGATAAAGGCATTAAAATTAACAGTTcgagaaaataatttataatgaaCCACCCTTGCAGAATTTAGGCAGTGGACAGACATATCAGACATTATAATAGTTCATGTACACAAGTTTTGACAGAATGTGACAGCAGAGCCTCGTAGGGCTGTAACTGCAGAAAATGAGTTTCACGCAACAATGAAACAAAATCCTGCATCAATTCTTGGCCCTGCAATGCTTCGGAATAGGGCCATCAATAGCTTTCCTCGTCTGTTTCAGGCCTGCGGAGGTAGTATCGTAAACAGTTGGTCAACACCTGCAAGCACATTTAACCTCGTTAACTAGAGTGACACCTCCGACTCATCAACCTACAAAACAAGGCATGTATAGTATTCCAGCGTGTATCTGGTTCCCACCGAAAATAAGAATGCAAGTGTCTAGCATTCTGAAAAATAAGTTCAACACTAAATAATTATTTTGCGTTAATACAGTTTGAACCATGGCCCCTTGTTGGCTACTCCAGACATGCCAAAATGCAAATGGCTCCAGACCCCATATATTTAGTCATTGAAGAATAACTACTATAAAATGAATTTTACCTGTGACAATGAACTGTTCAATGCAGCACCTCTGTAGCTTACATGAAACATATCCTTCGCTACTAGGCCCTGTAAGATAACACAAATATAAGTTTCACTCTTGTTCTTTATTCTTAATTTCCTTGGGTGCAGGATGAGAAAGAGACCTCAGTGTCAATCTCTGCCGACTCCACGTCTATATTGATGTCTGTTATGATCTTGATGATCTCCAAGAGTAGTCCTGGTCGATCAGCAGTCTCAATGTAGAGCAAGCTGGAAGATAAAATGTTCAGTTGGAGCTTGAAGATAATTCTTGAAATTTGTAATAATATAATAAGACTATTACTCAAAAGAACAAGAGCaaataatgaaataaaagcaCATCAAGTTTTATTATTAATTTGCAAATAGTAATGAAACATATGTAACACCCTGAAGGCACAAGAGAATCCTCAAGTGTAGAAAGGACAAACAGCAAATCTTGTAACAGGATGTAGCCATTTGCTAACGCAATACAGAATAAGAAAGATGTTGTTCCCGATCGAGTTATGCCAATTAATAACAAGGATTAACTGACATAGAAGTGCCATTatcttaaatataatttaaatgtcTACACTAGGAAGCATATTTTTGCACGcgtgcgcacacacacacacacatcaatgCCTTGAGACCACTGCTAAGACATCTAAATTCCATAAAACATAATGTATAATTGATTATTGTATGTATTCGGTTCATTGCCAAACAAACAAAAAAGTAAAACTGAAAAGCATCAGCATAACATACTGACCTCAAATAAAGGGAAAATAGCTAAAGATGAAATAACTTACCTTCTCTTTGGTCCATCATCTTGCAGAAATACCTGTGTGGCAACATCAATATCTAGCTGTTGATTAAGAAATCAAAGATTTAGTAACTCATTTTGGAAAGCATGAATGACCACAAGACCATCTGAATTTGAATAACTATTTTTCAAGTCTGAATAAACAAGCATCAGATCCTCGTataggacaaggactttattccATGACACAAGCAGTGTGCAGCACCTTGCTCATGCCAAACTAGTGCTACCATGCATGCCATGTGTCAAGTACTTTAGTGGGTATCACTCTTGAGGCTTGTTCATTCCTATGCAACCAGCACTGCATGCGTCACCTTCTGTCAGATACTTCTCTcctcatcatcctcctcctcccctcctcttcttttctgcctcctccttttcctcctctttttctcttctctcctgcttccccttctccaCCCTTCCCCCTTTGGGTATGTCAGTATGCTAGCACATATCAGACCCATAACAGTCCAACCATTGATTGGTATGAACTCGGTAACCAAAATTGTATTTCTTGGTTGTGACTATTTTGAACAAAGTAAAATGACTAAAAAACATAACTAAAATCTATGAATCCTCATATCTGTAACATTAAGGGTATTTAAAAGCAACACGAACAAAAAGATGTAAAAagcaacaaacaaaataaatgtTTACATAATAAATAATCAACCGGAAGATACAAGGTGTCAAAATTcacattttatttataaaaaaattgtgaGCAACTAACAAGAGAGAACTTATATTAAAATATGAGAATCCACAAGAACCAGATATACTCTCATCAATCACAACAATATCATTAGCAAACAATGCACACCACGAAAGTCAACCCTGGATAGGGATAGTAAATCATCCCTCCATGTCAACAACAACACAAGTTTGTTATACACATTTTTCTTACTTCAATATAAATTCCAAACGCTCTTTTCTAAAATACACCTTATAAATATTGTGGAACTAAATCATATGCTTCTTTAAGTCACTCAAAACCATATGCAAATATTTTTTCCTCTCTATATTTCTCCATTAACTTCGTGAATAAATAACATCTAGTTGGTCTTAAAAGCATCAGACTAAACTCATAAAACTATATCCTATCTTTCCTTCGACAATTCTTTCCTATGTATCATTAGCTGAGTTTTCTCTGCAATAATAGCATCTTTGACCATCTCCCTCGGATAAAAATGACTGGTCTTATTTTAGAGAACATTTTTTAGGGTTCAAATTTTTGTTAAATATCATTGTCTCCTGAATTCTCTCAAAACTTGATAGTGATTCTTTCAAGTCCTAACTCATACCTATTTTCATCTTTAAAGCATAGTTAGTCAGACAAGTATCAGGATTCGGTTCAGTTAGAAAACTGGTGTCAAAGAATTAGCTGGGCCAGATCTATCgaaaaattaataaaaagtaaAATAAACCATAAAAGGCAAAACATTagaaaactataaaataaattttatgaacatgaaatttataaaacatgttaAAATTTCTCTTACTTTCAAGTGTTATTAAATATCTAACTTAAAAGGATATGATTccctaatataaatgataaaaaatatatgaaagatGGCAATGTTAAAATGGAAATTAATTCATTAAATAACTatgatatatttattaaaatgaataATAGTTAGACAAATAGTAAGATATTACTGTAGAAAATAACCATTAAATATTGATCATACAAAATACTCAGAATTTATCCACCTATAGCTCCGATGATGGCGATAGACCTTAATGTGGGCCATAATAGTCTCTTATAACCGTATAGGTGAAGTGTAAGGTAGTGCAAATTTGTAACTTTAGAAAAATAGAATACTTTATTTGAAGAGTACATGAACAGTAATTTATTTGAAGAGAACACAAACAGTAATCAGAAAAATTCCAAATCTCATGAATTCTCCTTAATTTGTGAAAGCATCCCTGCTTTCTTTTAAAACTTACAGCTTACTCCCCatcatcttctttcttctctcaaataattcttttccctattAACTGCAGATGGCAAACATTGTGATAAAGATAACATTAGAAATTTAATTGTTAGAGTGAATAGCTCTTCTATCATTCATAACCATAGCCGCAGGATCCATTTTTCTCTTTCCAGTATCTTGGTTTTCTCATTACCCCACTCGTCCCTTCAAtttactttttcttcttttgaggcGATCAACTTCGTTAGAATTGGCCAACATTGGCCTACTCCAATTTAGTTACATCAACTTCATATAATTCCAAGTGATTTCCTGACAATAAGATGAAGAAATCAATCAATATTGCATCCATGTTCCACTGTACCAATATGGATTTCCACTATACCAATATGGATTTCCACTATACCAGCATGGATTGGATATACCATTACaaaatcaatttatatagcaAACTGTGCAGAAAAGCTTCTTTAACTCATCAACTTAATTTTTATGGACAAGTCTACTATTTCaagatttataattaattaaaattgatTGTATTGAAAGTTATCTACGGAAtgcttattaaatattttttgaaaaaaaaaccgCCATCTTTATTCTGTATCATTAACAAGTACTTGTTGCTTCATCCATTATGCATCTAATATTATATACATCTCAAACCGTCCATTCGGTAGCCTTGGCAATCCAACAAATCCAAGTCCCAAACTCCTTTTTTCCAATCCACTCTTAAAAGGCATTGTATTATTATCACTTTTCTAAATTCCATCATTTAGTTCAAGTAAAGAAATTTCCTATGAGCTGGGGAGTCTTGGTACGACGGTAAGGTTGCAACCTGAGGAAATAGGGTTTAAGTGATGGAAACACTCTCTCTATGTTTATAGGTAAGACTATATGTTAGTCCTCCTTATACCTCGTGCAATGATTACAGCTCTCAAGAAAAATTTACCACTtacatttttagatttttttttgacACATTACCTCTTTATCAATGCTTATCGATGGACAAACTTACAAAAAAGAAATCTGGCCACTTAACATGAGAGCACAAAAGACAAAAAACAATAGCATTTTCTAATAATAGCTTGGTTAGATAGTTTCAACCAAAAAACATCAGACTATATACCTTTTTCTCTGGGGGTTTGACTCCAAAAACTTCACCCATTGCCAGCCTTTCACTCGATTCCTATTAAAGAGACACTTAATTAAAAGAATAAAACAAATAGACCATCTAAAATTAAGCAAGCTAAGTAGTTACACACAGGATGATACTTCAAAAGATTGTTGATGATGGAAAGGCGAATCTTTTCTAGCATAGCTGGATCCTCAACCTTCCGCCCCCTGAAAAGTTAATTGAAGCTACTATTAGATCCAGTTAATAGCACATGAAGCTTGTTCAATGCTATAATTAACATTAAGAATATTCTTTTCAAGATAGAATAGTGCATATAGACATGCATGAATTTTTTATTCTAATCTAGCAGATGTGTAAAACATTTACCAGTGGTTTTTgttattcatgatgcatatactAGAAAGTTTATATATGCACAAATGAATAATATTCATACACTAAACAAATTTTTTAGCATGGCATATTTTTACTCCCTCAGCAACCAATCTTAGTAATCAATATACTAAGCTCCCAAGCTTGCAAGATATACACTAGAAACCAAAACAGTAGTTGGTTGTGTGAACCTAGATTCAGCATATGATGCTTGTAGATGGCATGGACCACACAAGTCTTTGGTAAGGACTAGGGAGCAACTGAATTTTAGTCGGTCATGAGATTTGAGTTGAGAGCCATCATTTCAATTTAAGACTcaattgttttttgttttttgttttccttgtATTACTTGGAGTTTAACAAGTTCAAATGAGGTATcgctaaattaaaatatttaagtcaGTTAAGGTTCAGTAAGATATCTTAAGTGGCACTTACCTTGAGCGATACACTGCATCATCACTGAAGCAGTGGGCCCATTGTGAGGTATTCATCCAAATGAAAGAGATGGGAAAAGAGGATAAACATTCAGCTCTTTTGAGGTGCATGGGAGAGCCATTACACCGACAAAACTCTTCTTCAatgcctcttcttctttctctttcctttACTACCTCTTTTGCTCAGAGATTAAATAAGATACATGTATATATGAGTTTTGAGTCATGTGAACTCTAGTTTtgaaaaaggaacaaaatattgtcGGCTTGTTCTCTCACTGGCTCTCTGGTGAAACTTCTGTTTTTCATCTCTTATGATCTCTTCTCTTGCTCTCTTCTCCTTACTGCATATTCCATCTCTGTCCTTTGCTTGctgttgatttcttggatttttaGTGTAACCGCATCATATGTTATCAACACACATCATCAGTTTTAGTCGAAGATCATTCGACTTTGGTTTCTTTTAATTCCAGCATTCTGTTCCCTAAAAAATGCTTGTAAAATTCCAGATGAAGACCTAAATTATCTTATTATTTTGTCTCATAAAGCTCTTTTCTTTAATTTAAAGTAACCCTAAACCCATAGGGTTACATCACATCATTGGCAAAGGATGAACAATAATATTTGACATATATAGTACCATAGTATGTTATGCATGTGTAACATTGGTCCAtagaaagaaagataaaaaaagacaGAATAATGGCATAAAATCCAGCTAAGATGTCCAATACAATTCAAATCAAGAAGTTTCAAGAGACTAacaatagaaatataaaaaatgggtACACTCAAAAGAGATTATTttaaagtcatgcaagaagtTTCTAAATGGATACAGTACACCTCCCATTCTTTATGTAGAATAATTTGGAACGAAGGCATAATGAAACTAGTGACTTCAATAAGGACAGAAATTAAAGGACTCACGCCCGCATAATGAAAAATTTTGTCTTCACAACAGAATCCTCAGTTGTCACAGTTCCTTTTGTCACATCCAGTCCCAAATCCTTAAGAGACCGCATCTACGTCAATGCAAGAAAATTTGAAATTAGAATTTCCTACAATGAGATTAACAACCAAAAAGCCCTCATTAATCCATATACATAAATCAAATCATCaaacaaaaatgaaaagaaataacAGATCTTCAAAAGTACAGAATAATAAACTAATTGACCTCAATCGAACAAATCAAATTCAACTCTAACAACAATCCTACTAACCTTTCGCCTAGAAAGAACTCAAATGTTCAGCAGGTCTCTTTGCCTAGCTTAAAACGGGTTGTTTAGCTCTCTCTCACCTTTCCCCTCTCTCTTACAACCC encodes the following:
- the LOC135588535 gene encoding ACT domain-containing protein ACR12-like, yielding MALATAFLSSHSLSATALRQSRVLAVGFLHPRFIRHETARFSPLFHGSFVSVGGFLGTMRGNCPQTSINSADMLGSSSRMSDQESVPMPIVLIDQDSDSDATIVQLSFGDRLGALVDTMRSLKDLGLDVTKGTVTTEDSVVKTKFFIMRAGRKVEDPAMLEKIRLSIINNLLKYHPESSERLAMGEVFGVKPPEKKLDIDVATQVFLQDDGPKRSLLYIETADRPGLLLEIIKIITDINIDVESAEIDTEGLVAKDMFHVSYRGAALNSSLSQVLTNCLRYYLRRPETDEESY